In Pseudomonas fakonensis, one DNA window encodes the following:
- a CDS encoding phospholipase effector Tle1 domain-containing protein yields MNQQATIHIGVFFDGTGNNQANATTTPGSLVNGSYANARSNIALLHELYPTGEVGGRRHLKLYVQGIGTNEGQPDSLFAQATGRGGSGVMARVEQALATLGERLAAQLQGRAGHVAFDLFGFSRGAAAARHMANRLGAGEAGLPAALQGERSVNFIGLFDTVAAIVAPLRGNFDPANTRYDGLRLGLGKHQARQHVQLVAGDEQRRNFPLLRSENDIVVPGAHSDIGGGYLESMREQVLLSKPCSNRVPQTTPAERTAAYAEADALLASAFAHLADPRPRVLAWEESLAGNRARREVAEKQVYAAVYREREVYGHLSRVYLSIMRELAVRAGVPLAALGDEPAHQLPAELQPLSRKLHDYALGVCPTVQFTDGEDALLRGKYVHTSAHWNAIKGLRNSALDYLYLDRPAQAGRVMHDNPVDQAGLKAR; encoded by the coding sequence ATGAATCAGCAAGCCACCATCCATATAGGCGTATTCTTCGACGGCACCGGCAACAACCAGGCCAACGCCACCACAACCCCCGGCAGCCTGGTGAACGGCAGTTACGCCAATGCCCGCAGCAACATCGCATTGCTGCATGAGTTGTATCCCACCGGCGAGGTAGGCGGGCGCCGCCACCTGAAACTCTACGTACAGGGCATCGGCACCAACGAGGGCCAGCCCGACTCGCTGTTCGCCCAGGCCACCGGCCGTGGCGGATCGGGCGTGATGGCCCGGGTCGAACAGGCATTGGCCACCCTCGGTGAGCGGCTGGCAGCACAGTTGCAGGGCAGGGCTGGGCATGTGGCGTTTGACCTGTTCGGTTTCAGCCGCGGCGCCGCAGCTGCCCGGCACATGGCCAACCGCCTGGGTGCAGGCGAGGCAGGGTTGCCGGCGGCCCTGCAAGGCGAGCGGTCGGTCAACTTCATCGGCCTGTTCGACACGGTGGCAGCGATCGTCGCGCCCCTGCGCGGCAACTTCGACCCGGCCAATACCCGGTACGACGGCCTACGCCTGGGCCTGGGCAAGCATCAGGCGCGCCAGCACGTGCAACTGGTGGCCGGTGACGAGCAGCGGCGTAACTTCCCGCTGCTGCGCAGCGAAAACGACATTGTGGTGCCAGGTGCGCACTCCGATATCGGCGGCGGTTACCTGGAGTCGATGCGCGAGCAGGTGCTGCTGAGCAAACCCTGTTCCAACCGCGTACCGCAAACGACGCCGGCCGAGCGTACGGCGGCCTATGCCGAGGCTGATGCCCTGCTGGCTTCGGCCTTCGCCCACCTGGCCGACCCCAGGCCTCGGGTGCTGGCCTGGGAAGAGTCACTGGCGGGTAACCGGGCGCGCCGGGAAGTGGCAGAAAAACAGGTCTACGCCGCGGTTTACCGGGAACGTGAGGTGTACGGGCACTTGTCTCGGGTCTACCTGAGCATCATGCGCGAATTGGCGGTGCGCGCTGGGGTGCCGCTTGCGGCGCTCGGGGATGAGCCGGCACACCAACTGCCCGCAGAGCTGCAACCGCTGAGCCGCAAGCTGCACGATTACGCGTTGGGCGTCTGCCCGACAGTGCAGTTCACTGACGGGGAAGATGCGCTGCTGCGTGGCAAGTACGTGCACACCTCGGCGCACTGGAATGCAATCAAGGGTTTGCGCAACAGTGCGCTGGACTACCTTTACCTCGACCGGCCAGCTCAGGCCGGCCGGGTGATGCACGACAACCCTGTCGACCAGGCCGGGCTCAAAGCTCGCTGA
- a CDS encoding NAD-glutamate dehydrogenase — MAFFTAASKADFQHQLQAALAQHISEQSLPQVALFAEQFFGIISLDELTQRRLSDLAGCTLSAWRIIERFDPAQPQVRVYNPDYERHGWQSTHTVVEVLHHDLPFLVDSVRTELNRRGYSIHTLQTTVLSVRRGAKGELLELLPKGTQGESVGHESLMYLEIDRCSNPAELITLAKELEQVLAEVRGVVADFEPMKAKIRQLLELVEQNAFGPAQNDKAEVQSFLSWLLDNHFTFLGYEEFTVESDADGGHLKYDEGSFLGLTRLLRAGLGADDLRIEDYAVAYLREPRLLSFAKASQPSRVHRPAYPDYVSIRQIDADGKVIKECRFMGLYTSSVYGESVHTIPYIRGKVAEVERRSGFDAKAHLGKELAQVLEVLPRDDLFQTPIDELFTTAMSIVQIQERNKIRVFLRKDPYGRFCYCLAYVPREIYSTEVRQKIQQVLMERLKATDCEFWTFFSESVLARVQLILRVDPKNRLEIDPQQLENEVVQACRSWQDDFSALVVENFGEAQGTNILDDFPKGFPAGYRERFAAHSAVVDMQHVLGLSEAKPLAMSFYQPLTQLGERQLHCKLYHADTPLALSDVLPILENLGLRVLGEFPYRLRHASGREFWIHDFAFTYSEGLNLDIQQLNDTFQDAFVHIVKGDAENDAFNRLVLTAGLPWRDVALLRAYARYLKQIRLGFDLGYIASTLNNHTDIARELTRLFKTRFYLARKLTQEDLDDKQLRLEQAILTALDDVQVLNEDRILRRYLDLIKATLRTNFYQPDANGQNKSYFSFKFNPKLIPELPKPVPKFEIFVYSPRVEGVHLRFGNVARGGLRWSDREEDFRTEVLGLVKAQQVKNSVIVPVGAKGGFLPRRLPLGGSRDEIAAEGVACYRIFISGLLDITDNLKDGGVVPPANVVRHDDDDPYLVVAADKGTATFSDIANGIAIDYGFWLGDAFASGGSAGYDHKKMGITARGAWVGVQRHFRERGINVQQDPVTVIGVGDMAGDVFGNGLLMSDKLQLVAAFNHLHIFIDPNPEPASSFKERQRLFDLPRSAWSDYDTGIMSEGGGIFPRSAKSIAISPQMKERFAIEADRLTPTELLHALLKAPVDLLWNGGIGTYVKASTESHADVGDKANDALRVNGNELRCKVVGEGGNLGMTQLGRVEFGLHGGATNTDFIDNAGGVDCSDHEVNIKILLNEVVQGGDMTEKQRNQLLGSMTDEVAALVLGNNYKQTQALSLAARRARERIAEYKRLMADLEGRGKLDRAIEFLPSEEQLAERLAAGQGLTRAELSVLISYSKIDLKEQLLKSLVPDDDYLTRDMETAFPPSLVSKFAEAMRRHRLKREIVSTQIANDLVNNMGITFVQRLKESTGMSPANVAGAYVIVRDIFHLPHWFRQIEALDYQVPAEVQLTLMDELMRLGRRATRWFLRSRRNEQDAGRDVAHFGPKIAQLGLKLDELLEGPTRERWMVRYQGFVEAGVPELLARMVAGTSHLYTLLPIIEAADVTGHDPAQVAKAFFAVGSSLDLTWYLQEISNLPVENNWQALAREAFRDDIDLQQRAITISVLQMADAPQDMDERVALWCEQHRVMVERWRAMLDDLRNATGTDYAMYAVANRELVDLAMSGQVAAVPS; from the coding sequence ATGGCGTTTTTCACCGCAGCCAGCAAAGCCGACTTCCAGCACCAACTGCAAGCCGCCCTGGCCCAGCACATCAGCGAGCAGTCACTGCCACAAGTGGCACTGTTCGCCGAACAGTTCTTCGGCATCATCTCTCTGGACGAACTCACCCAGCGCCGGCTGTCCGACCTCGCCGGCTGCACGCTTTCCGCCTGGCGCATCATCGAGCGCTTCGACCCGGCGCAACCCCAGGTGCGGGTCTACAACCCTGATTACGAACGCCACGGCTGGCAGTCCACCCACACGGTGGTGGAGGTGCTGCACCACGACCTGCCGTTTCTGGTCGACTCGGTGCGCACCGAGCTCAACCGCCGCGGCTACAGCATCCACACCCTGCAAACCACTGTGCTCAGTGTGCGCCGCGGCGCCAAGGGCGAGCTGCTCGAGCTGCTGCCCAAGGGCACGCAAGGCGAGAGCGTGGGCCATGAGTCGCTGATGTACCTGGAAATCGACCGCTGCTCCAACCCGGCCGAACTCATCACCCTGGCCAAGGAGCTGGAGCAGGTGCTGGCCGAGGTGCGCGGCGTGGTGGCCGACTTCGAGCCGATGAAGGCCAAGATTCGCCAGTTGCTCGAGCTGGTCGAGCAGAACGCCTTTGGCCCGGCGCAGAATGACAAGGCCGAGGTACAAAGCTTCCTGTCGTGGTTGCTGGACAACCACTTCACCTTCCTCGGCTACGAGGAATTCACCGTCGAGTCCGATGCCGACGGCGGCCACCTGAAGTACGACGAGGGCTCGTTCCTCGGCCTGACCCGCCTGCTGCGCGCAGGGCTGGGCGCCGATGACCTGCGCATCGAGGACTACGCCGTCGCCTACCTGCGCGAGCCGCGCCTGTTGTCGTTCGCCAAAGCCTCGCAACCCAGCCGTGTGCACCGCCCGGCCTACCCGGACTACGTATCGATCCGCCAGATCGACGCCGACGGCAAGGTCATCAAGGAATGTCGCTTCATGGGCCTGTACACCTCGTCGGTGTACGGCGAGAGCGTGCACACCATCCCCTACATTCGCGGCAAGGTCGCTGAAGTGGAGCGTCGTTCGGGGTTCGATGCCAAGGCGCACCTGGGCAAGGAGCTGGCCCAGGTGCTCGAGGTGCTGCCCCGCGACGACCTGTTCCAAACGCCCATCGACGAGCTGTTCACCACGGCCATGTCGATCGTGCAGATTCAGGAGCGCAACAAGATCCGCGTGTTCCTGCGCAAGGACCCGTACGGCCGCTTCTGCTACTGCCTGGCCTACGTGCCGCGGGAAATCTACTCCACCGAAGTGCGCCAGAAGATCCAGCAGGTGCTGATGGAGCGCCTGAAGGCCACCGACTGCGAGTTCTGGACCTTCTTCTCCGAGTCGGTGCTGGCCCGCGTGCAGCTGATTCTGCGGGTCGACCCGAAGAACCGCCTCGAAATCGACCCGCAGCAGTTGGAGAACGAAGTGGTACAGGCCTGCCGTTCGTGGCAGGACGACTTCTCGGCGCTGGTGGTGGAAAACTTCGGCGAGGCCCAGGGCACCAACATCCTCGACGACTTCCCCAAGGGCTTCCCGGCCGGCTACCGCGAACGCTTCGCCGCGCACTCGGCGGTGGTCGACATGCAGCATGTGCTGGGTTTGTCCGAGGCCAAGCCGCTGGCCATGAGCTTCTACCAGCCGCTCACGCAGTTGGGTGAACGCCAGTTGCACTGCAAGCTGTACCACGCCGACACGCCGCTGGCGCTGTCGGACGTGCTGCCGATCCTGGAAAACCTCGGCCTGCGCGTGCTCGGCGAGTTCCCCTACCGCCTGCGCCACGCAAGCGGGCGCGAGTTCTGGATTCACGACTTCGCCTTCACCTACAGCGAAGGCCTGAACCTGGATATCCAGCAGCTCAACGATACGTTCCAGGACGCCTTCGTACACATCGTCAAGGGCGACGCCGAAAACGACGCCTTCAACCGCCTGGTGCTCACCGCCGGCCTGCCATGGCGCGATGTGGCGCTGCTGCGTGCCTACGCCCGCTACCTCAAGCAGATCCGCCTGGGCTTTGACCTGGGTTACATCGCCAGCACCCTGAACAACCACACCGACATCGCCCGCGAGCTGACCCGGTTGTTCAAGACCCGCTTCTACCTGGCGCGCAAACTCACCCAAGAGGACCTCGACGACAAGCAGCTGCGCCTGGAACAGGCCATCCTCACCGCCCTGGACGACGTTCAGGTGCTCAACGAGGACCGCATCCTGCGCCGCTACCTGGACCTGATCAAGGCCACCCTGCGCACCAACTTCTACCAGCCGGACGCCAACGGCCAGAACAAGTCGTACTTCAGCTTCAAGTTCAACCCCAAGCTGATCCCCGAGCTGCCCAAGCCGGTGCCCAAGTTCGAAATCTTCGTTTATTCGCCACGGGTCGAGGGCGTGCACCTGCGCTTTGGCAACGTCGCCCGCGGCGGCCTGCGCTGGTCGGACCGCGAGGAAGACTTCCGCACCGAAGTGCTGGGCCTGGTCAAGGCGCAGCAGGTGAAGAACTCGGTGATCGTGCCGGTGGGTGCCAAGGGCGGCTTCCTGCCGCGCCGCCTGCCGCTGGGCGGCAGCCGCGACGAGATCGCCGCCGAGGGCGTGGCGTGCTACCGCATCTTCATCAGCGGCCTGCTCGACATCACCGACAACCTCAAGGACGGTGGGGTGGTGCCGCCAGCCAACGTTGTTCGCCATGACGATGACGACCCGTACCTGGTGGTGGCTGCAGACAAAGGCACTGCGACCTTCTCCGACATCGCCAACGGCATCGCCATCGACTACGGCTTCTGGCTGGGCGACGCCTTCGCCTCGGGCGGCTCGGCCGGCTACGACCACAAGAAGATGGGCATCACCGCCCGTGGCGCCTGGGTGGGTGTGCAGCGCCACTTCCGCGAGCGCGGCATCAACGTGCAGCAAGACCCGGTCACCGTCATCGGCGTTGGCGACATGGCCGGTGACGTGTTCGGCAACGGCCTGTTGATGTCCGACAAGCTGCAACTGGTGGCGGCGTTCAACCACCTGCACATCTTCATCGACCCCAACCCGGAGCCGGCCAGCAGCTTCAAGGAGCGCCAGCGCCTGTTCGACCTGCCACGCTCGGCCTGGAGCGACTACGACACCGGCATCATGTCCGAAGGCGGCGGGATCTTCCCGCGCAGTGCCAAGAGCATCGCCATCAGCCCGCAGATGAAGGAACGCTTCGCCATCGAGGCCGACCGCCTGACCCCGACCGAGCTGCTGCATGCGCTGCTGAAAGCGCCGGTGGACCTGCTGTGGAACGGCGGTATCGGTACTTACGTCAAGGCCAGCACTGAAAGCCACGCAGATGTCGGCGACAAGGCCAACGATGCCCTGCGGGTCAACGGCAACGAACTGCGCTGCAAGGTGGTGGGCGAGGGCGGCAACCTGGGCATGACCCAGCTGGGCCGTGTCGAGTTCGGCCTGCACGGCGGCGCCACCAATACCGACTTCATCGACAACGCCGGTGGCGTGGACTGCTCCGACCACGAGGTCAACATCAAGATCCTGCTCAACGAAGTGGTGCAGGGTGGCGATATGACCGAGAAGCAGCGCAACCAGCTGCTGGGCAGCATGACCGACGAGGTTGCAGCCCTGGTGTTGGGCAACAACTACAAGCAAACCCAGGCCCTCTCGCTGGCCGCCCGCCGCGCCCGTGAGCGGATCGCCGAGTACAAGCGCCTGATGGCCGACCTTGAAGGCCGCGGCAAGCTGGACCGCGCCATCGAGTTCCTGCCCAGCGAAGAGCAACTGGCCGAGCGCCTGGCCGCAGGCCAGGGTCTGACGCGTGCCGAGCTGTCGGTGCTGATCTCGTACAGCAAGATCGACCTCAAGGAGCAGTTGCTCAAGTCGTTGGTGCCCGACGATGACTACCTCACCCGCGACATGGAAACCGCGTTCCCGCCGTCGCTGGTGAGCAAGTTCGCCGAGGCCATGCGCCGCCACCGCCTCAAGCGCGAGATCGTCAGCACCCAGATCGCCAACGACCTGGTCAACAACATGGGCATCACCTTTGTGCAGCGCCTGAAGGAGTCCACCGGCATGAGCCCGGCCAACGTGGCGGGCGCCTATGTGATCGTGCGCGACATCTTCCACCTGCCGCACTGGTTCCGCCAGATCGAGGCGCTGGACTACCAGGTGCCGGCAGAGGTCCAGCTGACGCTGATGGACGAGCTGATGCGCCTGGGCCGCCGCGCCACCCGCTGGTTCCTGCGCAGCCGGCGCAACGAGCAGGACGCTGGCCGCGACGTCGCCCACTTCGGGCCGAAGATCGCCCAACTGGGGCTCAAGCTAGACGAACTGCTGGAGGGCCCGACCCGCGAACGCTGGATGGTCCGCTACCAGGGCTTCGTCGAGGCCGGCGTACCGGAGCTGCTGGCGCGCATGGTGGCTGGTACC